In Phalacrocorax aristotelis chromosome 6, bGulAri2.1, whole genome shotgun sequence, one DNA window encodes the following:
- the GNG12 gene encoding guanine nucleotide-binding protein G(I)/G(S)/G(O) subunit gamma-12 yields MSGKTASTTNNIAQARRTVQQLRTEASIERIKVSKASADLMLYCEEHAKKDPLLMGIPASENPFKDKKTCILL; encoded by the exons ATGTCTGGCAAAACGGCAAGCACAACCAACAACATAGCCCAGGCCCGAAGGACTGTCCAGCAGTTAAGAACAGAAGCCTCAATAGAAAGAATAAAG GTGTCAAAAGCGTCAGCAGACCTAATGCTCTACTGTGAAGAACATGCCAAGAAAGATCCATTGCTAATGGGCATACCTGCTTCTGAGAACCCTTTCAAGGACAAGAAGACCTGCATTTTGTTAtag